Genomic DNA from Myxococcus guangdongensis:
CTCTCCGTGGTGCCGTGAGGTCCGCGCGCCTCAGCTGGCGCGCCTGAGAAACGTGGTGTCGACGGGCGCATGGGCCAGTCGACGCACCGTCCTGAGCAGCAGTTCCGCGTCCACCGGAGCCGCCACGAAGCCCCGCGCTCCCACCGCCTGCGCCCGGGGAAGGTCCACCTCGGGCGTCTTGCCCGCGGCCACCACCTGCGCGCCCACCCGCCGGCCCAGCGCCTCCAGCGAAGGCAGCGGCGCCACCACCACCTGCGTCTGGCTCGACGCCAGCAGCTCCTCGGTGCTCGCCACCCGCGCGGTGAAGCCCGCATCGGTCAGCACCCGCACCAGCCCCGACGCCGCCTGCGCGCCCCAGCCGTACACCAGCACCTGCGCCAGCGCCTGGGCGGGAGCCGCCGTCACCGTGGGCAGCTTCGTCTGGGAGGGCGTGCGGGGCCGAGGCACCGCAGCGATGACGGGCCGCGCCGTCTCCTCCTCCAGCGAGGACAACAGCGGCAGCTCACCCTCGGCGGCCACCACGGGCGGCGCCATGTTCGTCAGCTCCGCCATGCTGCCGCTGAGCACCATGGGCATCTGCTCGTCCGCCTCCGGCAGGGAGAACCCCTCCATGCCAGGACGACGGGGCGCAACCTCCGTCTCACCCCGGTACATCCGGCCGATGGCGCGGCGGATGGACGCGTCCGTGGCCAGCTTCGCCACCACCCGCGTCCGCCCCGTCACGCTCTTCACCGCGTCCACCGACGCCAGGCTCGCCGGCGCGGCGATGGCCACCACCAGCGTGTCCCGAGGAGCGTGTCCCTCCAGCCGCAGCGGCACCACGCGGTGCGTCTCCGCCACCCGCTCCGGAATCAGGCGCGCCAGGGCCGCCTCGGGGGGCTGCGCGTCCAGGTCCACCGTCTGCATCCCCACCTGCTCCGCCAGCGCCTCCAACACCTGCTGCGCCGTGCAGAAGCGCTGGTCCACCACCACCTGTCCCAGCGGAACGCCCCACTTGCGCTGATACGCCAACGCGGAGTGGAGCTGCAGCGCATCCATCATCCCGCGCTCGAGCAGG
This window encodes:
- a CDS encoding GspE/PulE/PilB domain-containing protein, giving the protein MKKRLGDILLERGMMDALQLHSALAYQRKWGVPLGQVVVDQRFCTAQQVLEALAEQVGMQTVDLDAQPPEAALARLIPERVAETHRVVPLRLEGHAPRDTLVVAIAAPASLASVDAVKSVTGRTRVVAKLATDASIRRAIGRMYRGETEVAPRRPGMEGFSLPEADEQMPMVLSGSMAELTNMAPPVVAAEGELPLLSSLEEETARPVIAAVPRPRTPSQTKLPTVTAAPAQALAQVLVYGWGAQAASGLVRVLTDAGFTARVASTEELLASSQTQVVVAPLPSLEALGRRVGAQVVAAGKTPEVDLPRAQAVGARGFVAAPVDAELLLRTVRRLAHAPVDTTFLRRAS